Proteins encoded in a region of the Trypanosoma brucei gambiense DAL972 chromosome 11, complete sequence genome:
- a CDS encoding TGF-beta receptor interacting protein 1 has translation MNIQGMALHGHMKPVTMIKFNREGDLLFSTAKEPNVSVWYTKTGERLGTYDGHSAISACDVNNYSTLLVTGGMDFKAKLWCVETGEELANIMLRTPARAVGFSHDDNLLMVSTSRKMGQKSAVQLYNLPFLPPKDGYSIHPVNTVFNPCTEFVSENDDVTFAIWGPTNDTIYYSTSDGSVAILDVETMSTVCTHKPHEETINRISFDSNYYTLITASKDKTARLLDSRDLSVVQTYTSDVPVNDASISPRGDHVIIGGGMDAQDVTTQGGQTTFEVKFYHKVHEKQLGQVRCHFGTINSVCFFPDGRGFASGAFDGLVKLHRFDDKYSSTPGAIPLWTPEGI, from the coding sequence ATGAACATTCAAGGCATGGCTCTGCACGGGCACATGAAGCCCGTAACAATGATTAAATTCAACCGAGAGGGGGATCTGCTGTTTTCAACGGCAAAAGAGCCAAATGTGAGTGTTTGGTATACAAAGACTGGGGAGCGATTAGGCACATACGATGGACACAGCGCTATCTCGGCATGCGATGTGAACAACTATTCTACCCTCCTTGTAACTGGTGGAATGGACTTCAAGGCAAAGTTGTGGTGCGTTGAAACCGGTGAGGAACTCGCAAACATTATGCTTCGGACTCCAGCCCGTGCGGTTGGTTTTTCCCACGACGACAATCTGTTGATGGTGAGCACTTCGCGGAAAATGGGCCAGAAGTCCGCAGTGCAGTTGTATAATTTGCCTTTCTTACCTCCCAAGGATGGCTACAGTATACACCCGGTGAACACGGTGTTTAATCCGTGCACAGAGTTTGTGTCTGAAAACGATGACGTTACTTTTGCCATCTGGGGTCCCACAAATGACACGATTTATTACTCGACGAGCGACGGCTCAGTTGCCATCCTGGACGTGGAGACAATGAGCACTGTttgcacacacaaaccacATGAGGAGACGATCAACCGCATATCCTTCGATTCTAACTATTACACTCTCATCACCGCTTCGAAGGACAAGACGGCTCGCCTGCTAGATTCACGTGATCTGTCCGTTGTCCAGACCTATACCAGTGATGTACCGGTGAACGATGCTTCAATTTCGCCACGCGGCGATCATGTTATCATAGGTGGTGGCATGGATGCGCAGGACGTGACAACACAGGGTGGGCAGACAACATTCGAGGTGAAGTTTTACCATAAGGTGCATGAGAAGCAACTTGGACAGGTGCGGTGCCACTTCGGTACGATCAACTCCGTCTGTTTTTTCCCCGACGGTCGTGGGTTCGCTAGCGGAGCGTTTGATGGCCTTGTGAAACTGCACCGCTTTGACGACAAGTACAGCTCAACACCCGGTGCAATTCCCCTCTGGACACCCGAAGGCATATAA
- a CDS encoding oxidoreductase, putative has protein sequence MTCKRTFDVIVLGAGAAGCAAGRAIALQNPGANVCIVEQGSSRAPPLVMRVPLFYPFISSVRSTREFLRSYRGVSESCIGGRKLLYVKGCCLGGSSWCNDMRYLRGSNDDYASWKDDDWTMDSVLPIFKALERNLRDGSDVYHGDSGPLLVTDPPPASVSSELNVRWFESCESLGIPQTDEFNNGSPDGFSVFQSHVGKGVRVDVFDCLLEAERHLLPNVTVMSRTRAHRIVFDGKRATGVEVVEGDQSTVLSAPRLVVCLGSIESPALLLRSGVGPQGTVADLQGVGQNLIQSCCATVVFRVTDGSNLRSKSLSWGNSGYLLSQWREYNEDRSGIFASLCEAGAFVRSTPELAHPDLSLTFYPTPNVRWCGWRPFTGFAVRVAHHYPEARGELTLSNDGANCVSTTNGENIRITSRMLSTRHDVQCMDEGLRWVGSLCGPGGDRYNDRSPFASLDVRLHHPADGLATQRSCAAFLARYAESTGDLFGTCALGSVVDSSLRVRGVEGIYVADASVVPAPTCGSSSVIGAAIGFRVASFLQDPVG, from the coding sequence ATGACATGCAAACGGACATTTGATGTCATCGTACTTGGTGCTGGTGCCGCTGGTTGTGCTGCCGGTCGTGCTATAGCACTTCAAAATCCCGGTGCAAATGTTTGCATTGTGGAACAAGGTTCGTCGAGGGCTCCGCCACTTGTGATGCGGGTGCCTTTATTTTATCCGTTTATCTCTTCTGTGAGAAGTACTCGAGAGTTTCTCAGGTCTTATCGTGGCGTATCTGAGAGTTGTATCGGTGGCCGAAAATTACTTTATGTTAAGGGCTGTTGCCTCGGGGGGAGCAGCTGGTGCAATGACATGAGGTATCTCCGAGGCAGTAATGATGATTATGCGTCTTGGAAAGACGATGACTGGACGATGGACAGTGTGCTTCCCATCTTTAAGGCCCTTGAGCGAAATTTGAGAGATGGTAGTGACGTTTACCATGGTGATAGTGGCCCTCTGTTAGTCACTGATCCTCCGCCAGCAAGTGTTTCTTCAGAGCTTAATGTTCGCTGGTTTGAGTCATGTGAATCTCTTGGCATTCCACAGACGGATGAGTTCAACAATGGTTCACCTGATGGTTTCTCGGTTTTCCAATCACACGTTGGAAAGGGTGTTCGTGTTGATGTGTTCGATTGTTTGCTTGAAGCGGAACGACACCTTCTACCAAATGTTACGGTGATGAGCAGAACGCGGGCACATCGCATTGTTTTTGACGGAAAGCGAGCCACAGGTGTTGAGGTAGTGGAAGGTGATCAGTCGACCGTTCTCTCGGCTCCCCGCTTGGTCGTGTGTCTGGGTTCGATTGAGTCTCcagcgctgctgcttcggAGTGGTGTAGGCCCTCAGGGAACTGTGGCGGATTTGCAGGGGGTAGGGCAGAATCTCATACAATCTTGTTGCGCAACTGTTGTTTTCCGTGTAACCGATGGTTCTAACCTGCGTAGTAAGTCATTAAGTTGGGGGAACAGTGGCTACCTTTTAAGTCAATGGAGAGAGTACAACGAGGATCGGAGCGGTATATTCGCTTCATTGTGTGAGGCGGGTGCCTTTGTACGGTCTACCCCTGAACTTGCCCATCCCGACCTTTCTTTAACTTTTTACCCGACGCCCAACGTTAGGTGGTGTGGCTGGCGGCCGTTCACTGGATTTGCCGTTCGTGTTGCACATCACTATCCTGAGGCGCGTGGTGAGTTGACTCTCTCAAATGATGGGGCCAACTGCGTTTCGACAACTAACGGTGAAAATATACGGATCACCAGTCGCATGCTCTCCACACGACATGATGTGCAGTGTATGGATGAGGGTTTGCGGTGGGTAGGTTCACTCTGTGGCCCTGGTGGTGACAGGTATAATGATCGTTCCCCCTTTGCTTCACTCGATGTGAGGTTGCATCACCCGGCTGACGGGCTTGCCACGCAGAGGAGCTGCGCCGCGTTTTTGGCGCGGTACGCAGAGAGCACCGGGGACCTCTTCGGCACATGCGCTCTTGGAAGCGTTGTGGACAGTAGTTTGCGTGTGCGTGGTGTGGAGGGTATCTATGTGGCTGACGCCAGCGTTGTGCCTGCGCCGACTTGCGGTTCCAGCAGTGTGATTGGTGCGGCCATTGGTTTCAGGGTAGCATCGTTTTTACAAGACCCCGTTGGGTAG
- a CDS encoding S-adenosylhomocysteine hydrolase, putative encodes MTDYKVRDISLAEWGRRELELAENEMPGLMELRREYGPSKPLKGAKIAGCLHMTMQTAVLIETLVELGAEVRWASCNIFSTQDHAAAAIAKRGIPVFAWKGETEEEYMWCMKQTLKGFSGDGYPNMLLDDGGDLTNYVLDECKELDGKIYGVSEETTTGVKNLYKRLQRGKLTIPAMNVNDSVTKSKFDNLYGCRESLVDGIKRATDVMIAGKTACVCGYGDVGKGCAAALRGFGARVVVTEVDPINALQAAMEGYQVLLVEDVVEEAHIFVTTTGNDDIITSEHFPRMRDDAIVCNIGHFDTEIQVAWLKANAKERVEVKPQVDRYTMANGRHIILLAEGRLVNLGCASGHPSFVMSNSFCNQVLAQIELWTNRDTGKYPRGAKAQVYFLPKKLDEKVAALHLGKLGAKLTKLTPKQAEYINCPVDGPFKPDHYRY; translated from the coding sequence ATGACTGATTACAAGGTACGTGATATCAGCCTCGCTGAATGGGGCCGCAGGGAGCTTGAGCTCGCAGAGAACGAAATGCCGGGTCTCATGGAACTTCGCCGTGAGTACGGCCCTTCGAAGCCTCTGAAGGGTGCCAAGATCGCTGGCTGCCTGCACATGACTATGCAGACTGCTGTGCTTATCGAGACGCTTGTGGAGCTCGGTGCTGAAGTGCGGTGGGCCTCGTGCAACATCTTCTCCACACAGGACCATGCAGCCGCCGCGATTGCGAAGCGGGGTATCCCTGTTTTTGCTTGGAAGGGCGAAACTGAAGAGGAGTACATGTGGTGTATGAAGCAGACACTGAAGGGCTTCAGCGGTGATGGTTACCCCAACATGCTGCTCGACGACGGTGGCGACCTGACAAATTACGTCCTGGATGAGTGCAAGGAGCTGGACGGAAAAATATACGGTGTCTCCGAGGAGACAACGACAGGTGTAAAAAACCTGTACAAGCGGCTGCAGCGGGGTAAGCTGACCATCCCCGCCATGAATGTGAACGACAGTGTGACGAAGAGCAAGTTCGACAATCTGTACGGTTGCCGTGAGTCTCTCGTGGACGGCATCAAGCGTGCTACCGATGTAATGATTGCTGGCAAGACCGCATGTGTCTGTGGATATGGTGATGTGGGCAAAGGTTGCGCGGCTGCGCTGCGTGGCTTTGGAGCACGTGTCGTTGTGACGGAGGTTGATCCAATTAATGCGCTGCAGGCTGCGATGGAGGGCTATCAGGTGCTATTGGTTGAGGACGTTGTTGAGGAGGCACACATTTTCGTCACGACGACCGGCAACGACGATATCATCACATCAGAGCATTTCCCCCGCATGCGTGACGATGCAATTGTGTGCAACATCGGCCACTTCGACACAGAGATCCAGGTGGCGTGGCTGAAGGCAAATGCGAAGGAGCGCGTGGAAGTGAAACCGCAGGTGGATCGCTACACCATGGCCAATGGCCGCCACATCATTCTTCTGGCTGAGGGTCGCCTGGTCAACCTGGGTTGTGCTTCTGGCCATCCTTCCTTTGTGATGTCGAACTCCTTCTGCAACCAGGTCCTTGCCCAAATTGAGTTGTGGACAAACCGAGACACCGGCAAGTACCCACGTGGCGCCAAGGCTCAGGTTTACTTCCTACCCAAGAAGCTTGACGAAAAGGTTGCTGCATTGCACCTCGGCAAGCTGGGCGCTAAGCTGACAAAGCTCACACCGAAACAGGCAGAATACATCAACTGTCCTGTCGACGGTCCCTTCAAACCTGACCACTACCGTTACTAA